From the genome of Candidatus Delongbacteria bacterium, one region includes:
- a CDS encoding SpoIID/LytB domain-containing protein, with protein MQAEARTLERVRIGFLHQRDEVLLRVPAGCQARLGDQTLRLEGGLRVRPAAVRPGTVQPALKVLECADGNLLEAARSALDAAGLEPVLRDHAPGGQWGAARAWPTRLLSLPLGPPVPADAGAHMLRELAQPEDHAILARARLALGELAGRASQLGPPALWHLRVPVRCRWTVTPPAGGLALQVEGEAVERLTSAPLRLSLAPGDLADVADVRVGIGFHWDHTESLAYEDTLEIVLEPDGRLGVVNELPLERYLASVNSSEMTADSPPALLRAQTVAARSTLLATRGRHHAGEPFDICADDHCQCFRGSRTLRDTSLAAARDTAHQVLVHAGQICDARYSKSCGGIVEAYEHVWEDQAIPYLPSFRDTCRPDPDFRAPRTEADWREWIQTPEAVWCNTEEFSLPAGLAFSDGFYRWTVELGREEAASHIRRATGRAFGQLLELVPLERGASGRLKALRVVTDQGEFVLGKELAIRLALSPSCLYSALICFEWRGERLLIHGKGWGHGVGLCQLGATRMALEGRDWREILVHYYPGTRLVFIVSEEIL; from the coding sequence ATGCAAGCGGAGGCGCGGACCTTGGAGCGCGTGCGCATCGGCTTCCTGCATCAGCGGGACGAAGTTCTCCTGCGGGTGCCGGCAGGTTGTCAGGCTCGGCTCGGCGACCAAACGCTGCGGCTGGAGGGCGGGCTGCGTGTGCGGCCGGCGGCTGTCCGGCCCGGCACGGTCCAGCCCGCGCTGAAGGTGCTGGAGTGCGCCGACGGCAACTTGCTTGAGGCAGCGCGGAGCGCCCTGGACGCGGCCGGACTTGAACCCGTCCTGCGGGATCACGCGCCCGGCGGCCAATGGGGCGCGGCGCGCGCCTGGCCCACCCGGCTGCTCTCCCTGCCCCTGGGACCGCCGGTCCCGGCGGACGCGGGCGCGCACATGTTGCGCGAACTGGCCCAGCCCGAGGATCACGCCATCCTGGCGCGCGCCCGGCTGGCCCTGGGCGAGCTCGCGGGCCGCGCGTCGCAGCTGGGACCTCCCGCGCTCTGGCACCTGCGCGTGCCCGTGCGCTGTCGCTGGACGGTGACGCCCCCCGCCGGCGGTCTGGCCCTGCAGGTGGAGGGCGAGGCGGTGGAGCGACTCACGTCCGCGCCGCTGCGTCTCTCGCTGGCACCCGGCGATCTGGCCGACGTGGCGGACGTGCGCGTGGGCATCGGCTTCCACTGGGACCACACGGAGAGCCTGGCCTACGAGGACACGCTGGAGATCGTCCTGGAGCCGGACGGCCGCCTGGGAGTGGTGAACGAACTGCCGCTGGAACGCTACCTGGCCAGCGTCAACTCCTCGGAGATGACGGCGGATTCGCCCCCCGCCCTGCTGCGCGCCCAGACCGTGGCCGCCCGCAGCACGCTGCTGGCCACCCGCGGCCGGCACCACGCGGGCGAACCCTTCGACATCTGTGCCGACGATCACTGCCAATGCTTCCGCGGCTCGCGCACGCTGCGTGACACATCCCTGGCCGCCGCCCGTGACACGGCCCACCAGGTGCTGGTCCACGCGGGCCAGATCTGCGACGCCCGCTACTCCAAGAGCTGTGGCGGCATCGTGGAGGCCTACGAGCACGTCTGGGAAGACCAGGCCATCCCCTACCTGCCCAGCTTCCGCGACACCTGCCGGCCGGACCCGGACTTCCGCGCGCCGCGGACGGAGGCCGACTGGCGTGAGTGGATCCAGACACCTGAAGCCGTCTGGTGCAACACCGAAGAGTTCTCCCTGCCCGCGGGCCTCGCGTTCAGCGACGGCTTCTATCGCTGGACCGTGGAACTGGGGCGCGAGGAGGCCGCCAGCCACATCCGCCGGGCCACGGGGCGCGCCTTTGGGCAGCTGCTGGAGCTGGTTCCGCTGGAGCGCGGCGCCTCCGGGCGCCTGAAGGCCCTGCGCGTGGTGACGGACCAGGGCGAGTTCGTGCTGGGCAAGGAGCTGGCCATCCGGCTGGCCCTCTCGCCCAGTTGCCTCTACAGCGCGTTGATCTGTTTCGAGTGGCGGGGCGAGCGTCTGCTCATCCACGGCAAGGGCTGGGGCCACGGGGTGGGCCTCTGCCAGCTGGGCGCCACGCGCATGGCCCTGGAGGGCCGCGACTGGCGCGAGATTCTGGTCCACTACTATCCGGGCACCCGACTGGTGTTCATCGTTTCCGAGGAGATCCTGTGA
- a CDS encoding RNA methyltransferase — protein sequence MTRLTRDEFRDLVSLLRPAGRQAAGLVLIPGPKCCQEYLRAGGRPEWALVEAERAEELLNPLGGEGTGLASAHLRTLRSHELARLADQPSPEGILLAGPPPAGRSAHSPHILLDGVQDPGNVGAMLRTALWFGFDRIWLLAPCADPWSPRGIRASMGAVFQLAACRMLEDEGALGDLAPARLVGLDAHAGTPLGQFDFRPDDVLVLGSESHGLRLPAARLDARLRIPGAGRAESLNVGHALAVCAWERFRHAAR from the coding sequence ATGACCCGTCTAACCCGCGACGAATTCCGCGACCTGGTCAGCCTGCTGCGGCCGGCGGGACGCCAAGCCGCCGGTCTGGTGCTGATCCCCGGTCCGAAGTGCTGCCAGGAATACCTGCGCGCCGGGGGCCGGCCGGAGTGGGCGCTGGTGGAGGCCGAGCGGGCGGAGGAACTGCTGAACCCTTTAGGTGGCGAAGGCACGGGTCTCGCCTCCGCCCACCTGCGCACCCTGCGGTCCCACGAGCTGGCCCGGCTGGCGGACCAGCCCAGTCCGGAGGGCATCCTGCTGGCCGGTCCGCCGCCCGCGGGTCGCTCCGCCCACTCCCCGCACATCCTGCTGGACGGCGTGCAGGATCCGGGCAACGTGGGCGCCATGCTGCGCACGGCCCTCTGGTTCGGCTTCGACCGGATCTGGCTGCTGGCTCCCTGCGCCGACCCCTGGAGTCCGCGGGGCATCCGCGCCTCCATGGGCGCCGTGTTTCAGCTGGCCGCCTGTCGCATGCTGGAGGACGAGGGCGCGCTGGGGGATTTGGCGCCGGCCCGGCTGGTGGGCCTGGACGCCCACGCCGGCACGCCGCTGGGCCAATTCGACTTCCGCCCCGACGACGTGCTGGTGCTGGGCAGCGAGAGTCACGGTCTGCGCCTCCCGGCGGCCCGGTTGGACGCCCGCCTGCGCATTCCGGGCGCCGGGCGCGCGGAGAGCCTCAACGTGGGCCACGCGCTGGCGGTCTGCGCCTGGGAACGGTTCCGCCATGCGGCGCGCTGA
- the cutA gene encoding divalent-cation tolerance protein CutA: protein MSDLRLVMSTVGSARQAKELGRQLVEEGLAACVTLLPGCVSVYRWEGEMQEEPECLLLIKTLDERLDDLELRLGQLHPYELPEFLALEPAAVSDGYLGWVQAACGKSS, encoded by the coding sequence ATGAGCGACCTGCGACTTGTGATGTCCACCGTGGGCAGCGCCCGCCAGGCCAAGGAACTGGGCCGGCAGCTGGTCGAGGAGGGACTGGCCGCCTGCGTGACCCTGTTGCCCGGCTGCGTCTCGGTCTACCGCTGGGAGGGGGAGATGCAGGAGGAGCCCGAGTGCCTGCTGCTCATCAAAACGCTGGACGAGCGCCTGGACGACCTGGAGCTCCGGCTGGGCCAGCTGCATCCCTACGAACTGCCCGAGTTCCTGGCCCTGGAGCCCGCCGCGGTCAGCGACGGCTATCTGGGCTGGGTCCAGGCCGCCTGTGGAAAATCCAGCTGA
- a CDS encoding type II CAAX endopeptidase family protein, producing MRRADPPPAVWLIPLLALLILPSMGQGPIGTRLAVLFTELLLGLPILLGTPQELRPGILPNRALTPAWRRALWLAPLPLAVLYQVLHLGVQGLLPPDPAAEATLRDLLTPGSPLEGALIGLSLLGLAPVMEEILYRGLLPWLWRRHLGTPGALWGPALLFAASHGSLRALPSLWLLGLALGWARERSGSLWPGMALHLAVNLTGWLAWRHGLGAG from the coding sequence ATGCGGCGCGCTGATCCGCCGCCGGCGGTCTGGCTGATTCCCCTTCTCGCTCTGCTGATCCTGCCTTCCATGGGCCAGGGCCCCATCGGCACCCGGCTGGCCGTGCTGTTCACGGAACTGCTGCTGGGTTTGCCCATCCTGCTGGGCACTCCTCAGGAGCTGCGGCCGGGCATCCTGCCCAACCGTGCCCTGACACCAGCCTGGCGCCGGGCCCTCTGGCTGGCGCCGCTGCCGCTGGCCGTCCTCTACCAGGTCCTGCACCTGGGCGTTCAGGGCCTGCTCCCGCCGGATCCCGCCGCGGAGGCGACGCTGCGCGACCTGCTGACCCCGGGCAGCCCGCTGGAAGGCGCGCTGATTGGGTTGAGCCTGCTGGGGCTGGCACCGGTGATGGAGGAGATCCTCTACCGCGGCCTGCTGCCCTGGCTCTGGCGCCGCCACCTGGGGACGCCGGGCGCGCTTTGGGGGCCGGCCCTGCTCTTCGCCGCCTCCCACGGCAGCCTGCGGGCCCTGCCCTCGCTCTGGCTGCTGGGCCTGGCGCTGGGCTGGGCTCGGGAGCGCAGCGGTTCACTCTGGCCGGGAATGGCCCTGCACCTGGCGGTCAATCTGACGGGTTGGCTGGCCTGGCGCCACGGTCTGGGCGCCGGTTGA
- a CDS encoding PTS sugar transporter subunit IIA produces the protein MKLSHLLDTRHVLAVGQARDARDGIEQLVGLLAASGAVRDPARALELVLEREREYPTGIGSGVAIPHCNCLDQSEPVVALGLFDPGLDFQAPDGPAFLVFLLLSPSGNSGGHLKLLARISRLARHDLCARLRPRRTAADLLQGLQEAEQDFVDL, from the coding sequence ATGAAGCTTTCCCACCTGTTGGACACCCGTCATGTGCTGGCCGTGGGCCAGGCGCGGGACGCGCGCGACGGGATCGAGCAGCTGGTGGGGCTGCTGGCCGCCAGTGGGGCCGTGCGCGATCCGGCCCGGGCCCTGGAGCTGGTGCTGGAGCGCGAACGCGAGTATCCCACGGGCATCGGATCCGGGGTGGCCATTCCCCACTGCAACTGCCTGGACCAGAGCGAACCGGTGGTGGCGCTGGGCCTGTTCGATCCCGGCCTGGATTTCCAGGCGCCGGACGGCCCGGCATTCCTGGTCTTCCTGCTTCTCAGCCCGTCCGGCAATTCCGGCGGGCACCTCAAGTTGCTGGCGCGGATCTCCCGGCTCGCCCGTCACGATCTCTGCGCCCGGCTGCGGCCCCGCCGCACGGCGGCGGATCTGCTGCAGGGCCTGCAGGAGGCCGAGCAGGACTTCGTCGACTTGTAG